The Anopheles maculipalpis chromosome 3RL, idAnoMacuDA_375_x, whole genome shotgun sequence genomic sequence ATTGATATGCCATATTTCTGCTTCACAGCACCTTTTTTCCCAAACCGGGGAtggcttcttcttgggctgtCCCGCATACGGGTTGCATCTCACCGTCCAgccaaaccgaaaaaaaaaaaaacaagtaaacgATTCTCATCTTTTCTGGATAGCCGGCCCCCGGGGCACTTGTTTGTATTTTCCTCTGTCGGTGCCTTTTATAGCAACTTCGTGGAATCTTCGTGGTTTCCTTCCCTTGACAGGGGTGCGTGTGCCTTACCGTGTGGGTAAGGCCCCTATCCCCCAGCCATTTTCCTGCAGCTACTGGAGCAGATTTTTGCcggaaacaagaaaaaggttaggcttccttttgtgtgtgtgtggtggaaaaCTAAACACCACAGcaaaaatgcaagaaaaaaaacgatttcattAAACAAAAGACTCAGTACAGTAGCAGTAGTACTCAACTACACCCAAAGAGTGGACAGGAGGTTGGGGTTAGATTTTAAAGCAAATGGTTTGCGTTTGCGACCCAATAGAACGAACTGtgtgtggatgatgatgacgatgatgatgtccaACAAGTGCAGAAAGGGCACGGCAGCAGCCAAACCAACATCTCCCCATTCCGAAGCACACCGTTGCTAAAGGGATTTCTTTGCGTGATTCATAGCCTGCTTCCTGGAAACGCAATTCGGGAGTTGCTCTTTTGGACATTTACATCGTCATTGCGAGGAACTTTTATCACGCTGTCCACCtattcttcacacacacacacaaactggaTTGTAGATGAATTGCCTTCCGCAATGGCACGACGAATAACACAAATTTAAACcacatttttcacaaaatcAAGCACAAAGCGAAGGCGAGCGAATTGCACTTGTTCATACATGTTGTTTGGGTTGTCATTTTAtgtgattttgtttctgtCATTCTGGGGTTCGCGTTGTTAACGGAACCACCATCATCCCACACACATTCACGCTTCTCCCCGTACTAATTCACCTTACACTGCGTTCTATTCTTCACCTTTAAGCAAACTGCCCCACACTCTCTCTCCCAATCGGTAACTTGAGGTGTTCCTTACCAACCCACACTGTCACCAGCAGCGGTCACAGTAGCTGTAGCAaccgtagcagcagcaacagcagttcCGACTCACAAGGTTGGCAGCGGCAACCAccatcttttcctttttcacacAGTTGGAGCCACGCATAAGAAACACACACCAAGTGGCAAATAAAAGAGaacccccgaaaaaaaaatccgggaCGAAAAAACGTGCGCCCGCGTGTTATGGCTGGCTGATGCGATGTGActggtgttgtgtgttgggGTCAGTTCCGTCAGGCTACGATCGCCTACCTGGTGGTGCTGGTTCTTTTCGCTTCCCTCAGTACTTCTTCCACCGATACCGctttcacacatacaccctCACAGCGTGCTCCCAGGGTTATGCGAAGTGtattaatgtgtgtgtgcgtgcgtgcgtttcTAAGCTCGTTCCTTTTTCCACGCACGCACAAAGCAGCTTGCTTCTCTTTTCACACACTCAGTTTTTGTTCCGTtcaatttacacacacactgttaTTTTACGACATTCGTTCGAATGACAGGTACTGATTCATGGCAAACTAACCTTGGCAACACTGCCACACCAGCTCGCAATATGTAACACCAATTGCAGGCAGCACTGCCAAATAGGTGTGCGCGCGTTCGCGTGTGTGCGCACACGAGTGTTGTGTATTGTAAAAACCTTCGTCCATCGTTTTCGACCTcgtgcacacgcacaccactaCCATCACGCTTGTTCTGATTGCTGATTGCGTGTATTTTACACTATATTATCGCTCGgaaaacaccaacacacacacaaacccacgtCTCTTCGCTACGTAAATCGGGCTCCAGGCCAAACGCGAACTTCCTTTGTTGTGTGTCAAAAATCGGTCCTTTTAAGCACACTTTCTCATTTAAAGGACCAATCCCGTGTCCACACACACGGAAACGCGCCTTCAGTAACGCAAACTTTAAACACGATACGCAccattaaatgaaaaatgaccCCCTCGCATTATACTGACCAccaaaaattatttccatgattatgatgatgatgatgatggcggaCGGCGACGAGCGAACGTAATGTGCTcgtttgtgtgtatgggtgagCTATTGGCTGTTTCGTCGAGACCAGAGCACTAACTAAtgatggctgctgctgctgctacttttGCTGACTTTTCTCCGTCTCTCTGTGAAGGATTTTCCGTGGCGCCTCTCTTTCGCAGACACAAATCACCCAATTTGACGTCTTTATAATACAGGCACTCGAATATGTGGCGGAATTACGACATTCTTTTACACCATCTTTCATATTTGCCCGTTGTACCTACTCCACATCCAACCTCGGTTCAATATGTATAACCtcaacgcacgcacacacaccttcgAACCCTTCTTCCCTCGtacgcaaacacacattccCGTACAGGACAGATACAACAGGGCTATTTTCAGAGGAActtaaaacgaagaaaaaaggaatcatTTTAACTCACGTTAAACTACCGATTCGGGATGGTAGCATCGAGTTGGCCGACTCCGGGGTCCATGTAGGACACGATTTACGCGGTCCGGTGGCGGGGCGGCGACGCGCGCGCGTGCAACCCAGCAGTGGCAAAAAAACGTGGAAATGCACAAACTGTGGCACTCAGCAGTGACGACGACGGTGCGGATGACTGGCGCCCGGGGTCATCGATTCCGATTTGCTTGGTAGCGCCACCACCAGCACGCACCTTTTCTCACACCCGTCGTGGTACGGCGCGAGGTCGAGAGTAGGGAATCAAAAAACTAACTAAAGAAGCCTTTGAAAATGCGATTTTTGCAGAGACGAAACtacgaaacgaaacacgaCCTACGCGCACAACACGGCTGgtggatgtgtgtgcgtttttttctcgcttttcgcTGCCTTCCCTGCTGTTTGCTGCCCGTGCTTGTTTCGCTCTCTTCTCGTTGTGACTGGAAACGTCCCCACAGAAACGGCCGCAGCTACACGGGGAAACACGAGCTCGGGAAGCACACAGTTACGAATACAATCGAGCGCGCGCGTCTGGACACACATACGTGTAGCGACGTAGTGTTGAACGAATGTTTCccatgcaacaaaaaataccgATTTTAATCGTCAACTCTACAACCGTTTACTCCGGttatgattttgattttcaacCTTCGGCAAATATGCAGATTAGACTTTTATGAAACTTATCTCGAATATTAAACTAAAAGTATACTTTTGGGATTCCTTTCTTCGAAAGAGGTATAATTGTTTTAGTTGTGAGATTTAGTGCATATTGATGAAACATGTTGAGCACAATATACCAAGAAAAAGGCTGATAAACGATAAAGGGAATTATAAAACGACTTAAGGCTGCGTGCCACGGGAGGTTTCAAAACGAGAATTTCAGGTTGTCACGAGCGATTGAGGAATTTTTGTCGCTCTGGGATCGCTTTTCGAGAACCTGGCGCATGGATAAGCTACCTACACAGGGTAATGGAGGAATAGCGTTTCCTATTACTGCAAttacttatttttttgaattttcaaagaacCAGCATCAAAGTACTGACTGTAGTTGCATCGTATAAATATACACTAATGTTGACATGTGACGTTGCTGTCAAAACGCTTGACATTCATGACAGCATCATAAAAGGggtgtttaacaaaaaaaaaaaaaaaattgccgtATCAACAACTCAGCAGTAGACAAGAAAATACAACCCGAAAACTAATTCGCTAGGAATAATGGAAGCTCTGTACAGTTTACCATTCTTTCTGTTCGAAGTGCCGAACTTGAAACTAAAGCGGCCCTCCTGGTTCCAGCAACCCTCAGCAATGACGGTTTTCTCATTCGTACTGCTCTCTTACTTCCTGGTCACCGGAGGTTTGTATGTCGGGTCGTGTGTATTCTGCAGACTTGTGGGTTTTACTAAAATTAGTccttatttacttttttcgaAGGTATAATTTACGATGTGATCGTTGAGCCACCGAGCGTAGGATCGACCACAGACGAGCACGGCCATTCACGGCCTGTAGCGTTCATGCCGTACCGTGTGAACGGTCAGTACATTATGGAAGGACTGGCCAGCAGCTTCCTGTTCACGATCGGTGGCCTTGGATTTATCATTATGGATCAAACGCACACACCCGGCAAACCGAAGCTGAACAAAATTCTGCTGATCGCCATGGGCTTCATCTTTATCGTCGTGTCGTTCATTACGACGTGGATTTTCATGCGAATGAAGCTGCCGGGATACCTGCA encodes the following:
- the LOC126565564 gene encoding putative oligosaccharyltransferase complex subunit CG9662; protein product: MEALYSLPFFLFEVPNLKLKRPSWFQQPSAMTVFSFVLLSYFLVTGGIIYDVIVEPPSVGSTTDEHGHSRPVAFMPYRVNGQYIMEGLASSFLFTIGGLGFIIMDQTHTPGKPKLNKILLIAMGFIFIVVSFITTWIFMRMKLPGYLQP